A single region of the Pontimicrobium sp. SW4 genome encodes:
- a CDS encoding rod shape-determining protein → MGFFDFLTEEIAIDLGTANTLIIHNDKVVVDSPSIVARDRISGKIIAVGKEANLMQGKTHENIKTIRPLKDGVIADFDASEQMISMFIKNIPALKKKLFAPALRMVVCIPSGITEVEMRAVKESCERVNGKEVYLIHEPMAAAIGIGVDIMQPKGNMIVDIGGGTTEIAVIALGGIVCDKSVKVAGDVFTNDIIYYMRTQHNLYVGDRTAEKIKIQIGAATEDLELPPEEMSVQGRDLLTGKPKQVQISYREIAKALDKSILRVEDSVMETLSQTPPELAADIYNTGIYLAGGGSMLRGLDKRLSQKTDLPVYIAEDPLRAVVRGTGIVLKNLPKFKSVLIK, encoded by the coding sequence ATGGGATTTTTTGATTTCTTAACCGAAGAAATTGCAATAGATTTAGGAACAGCAAACACACTTATAATTCACAACGATAAAGTAGTTGTAGACAGTCCATCGATAGTCGCAAGAGACCGTATTTCAGGAAAAATAATCGCAGTTGGTAAAGAAGCCAACTTAATGCAAGGAAAAACACACGAAAATATTAAAACAATTCGCCCTTTAAAAGATGGTGTAATTGCAGATTTTGATGCTTCCGAGCAAATGATAAGCATGTTTATTAAAAACATTCCTGCTTTAAAAAAGAAATTATTTGCTCCTGCATTGCGAATGGTGGTTTGTATTCCTTCAGGAATTACCGAAGTTGAAATGCGAGCTGTAAAAGAATCGTGCGAACGTGTAAACGGTAAAGAAGTGTATTTGATACATGAACCTATGGCAGCAGCTATTGGTATTGGGGTAGATATTATGCAACCTAAAGGAAATATGATTGTAGATATAGGTGGTGGAACTACTGAAATTGCAGTTATTGCCTTAGGTGGTATTGTTTGTGACAAATCGGTTAAAGTCGCTGGTGATGTATTTACAAACGACATCATTTATTACATGCGCACACAACACAACTTGTATGTTGGAGATAGAACAGCTGAAAAAATTAAAATACAAATTGGTGCAGCTACAGAAGATTTAGAGTTACCACCTGAAGAAATGAGTGTTCAAGGACGTGATTTACTAACTGGAAAACCTAAACAGGTTCAAATATCATATCGTGAAATTGCTAAAGCTTTAGACAAGTCTATTTTACGTGTAGAAGATTCAGTTATGGAAACGCTATCGCAAACACCTCCAGAATTAGCAGCCGATATTTATAATACAGGAATTTATTTAGCTGGTGGAGGATCGATGCTTCGAGGTTTAGACAAACGATTATCTCAGAAAACAGATTTACCTGTTTATATTGCTGAAGATCCTTTAAGAGCAGTTGTAAGAGGAACTGGAATTGTACTAAAAAATCTTCCTAAGTTTAAAAGCGTATTGATTAAATAG
- a CDS encoding rod shape-determining protein MreD gives MNNTITKNIARFIALVLVQVLVLNHINFLEYINPYLYILFIILFPIKNNRMLFIFLAFLIGLTVDLFTDSGGIHAAASVTIAYIRPVVLKFSFGAVYEHQTIKFSNTDLVQRLTYFLIIILIHHLFLFGLEIFNASKIILILKKTLFSSIFTLILCLLITILFSRKTK, from the coding sequence ATGAATAATACCATAACCAAAAATATTGCGCGCTTTATAGCTTTAGTTTTGGTACAAGTATTAGTACTTAACCATATTAATTTTTTAGAATATATAAATCCGTATTTATATATTCTATTCATCATCTTATTCCCTATTAAAAATAACAGAATGCTGTTTATTTTTTTAGCATTTTTAATTGGTTTAACTGTTGATTTATTTACAGACTCAGGAGGTATTCATGCAGCAGCTAGTGTTACAATAGCCTATATACGTCCAGTAGTTTTAAAGTTTTCTTTTGGTGCTGTTTATGAACATCAAACCATAAAGTTTAGCAATACAGATCTTGTACAACGATTAACGTATTTTTTAATCATTATTCTTATACATCATCTATTTTTATTCGGTTTAGAAATTTTTAATGCTTCAAAAATAATTTTAATCTTAAAAAAAACGTTATTCTCTAGTATCTTTACTTTAATACTTTGCTTATTAATAACCATTTTATTCAGTAGAAAAACTAAATGA
- the mreC gene encoding rod shape-determining protein MreC: protein MQQIINFIIRNKTFLLFLLLFSISLLSTFQSHSYHKSKFINSANFLTGGIYESANNIGGYFGLKKENQILLEENNRLKSILFNSKTGEFKDTYADSSTLKVIYKSTVAQVYKNSYSLTNNYLTINKGEKDSIKDEFGVITSKGIVGIIDKTSPNYSRVRSILNSNIGINAQLKKTNHFGILSWNGKSPYIVQLTDLPKQAPVIVGDTIITGGLSTIFPKGIPIGTVASFKTDETENYFEIDVTLFNDMTNIGHVYIIENLDAAEISNLNNLDE, encoded by the coding sequence ATGCAACAAATTATAAATTTTATAATAAGAAACAAAACCTTTCTTTTGTTTTTGTTGCTGTTTAGTATATCGCTACTTTCTACTTTTCAATCACATTCGTATCATAAAAGTAAGTTTATAAATTCGGCCAATTTTTTAACTGGAGGAATTTATGAGTCGGCAAATAACATTGGAGGTTACTTCGGTTTAAAAAAAGAAAATCAAATACTCCTTGAAGAAAATAATAGACTTAAATCTATATTATTTAACTCTAAAACTGGAGAATTTAAAGATACATATGCAGATTCTTCAACTTTAAAAGTTATTTATAAATCTACAGTTGCTCAAGTTTACAAAAACAGTTATTCGCTAACGAATAATTATTTAACTATCAATAAAGGAGAAAAAGATAGCATTAAAGATGAATTTGGGGTCATTACATCAAAAGGTATTGTTGGTATAATAGACAAAACTTCTCCAAATTATAGTAGAGTTAGATCTATACTAAATTCTAATATTGGTATTAATGCGCAATTAAAAAAGACAAATCATTTTGGCATATTAAGTTGGAATGGTAAATCGCCCTATATTGTACAGCTTACCGATTTGCCAAAACAAGCACCTGTTATTGTTGGAGACACCATTATTACTGGAGGACTTTCAACTATTTTTCCAAAAGGAATTCCAATAGGTACTGTTGCTTCTTTTAAAACTGATGAAACCGAAAATTATTTTGAAATCGACGTCACCTTATTTAATGACATGACCAATATTGGACATGTGTATATTATTGAAAATTTAGATGCTGCCGAAATATCGAATTTAAACAACCTAGATGAATAA